Genomic window (Vampirovibrionales bacterium):
TCGCCATTGGCAGCGATGCGATCCGCGCCGACAATGGCGACATCGACGCGACCGGCCCGCATCAGGCTGGCCGCCGCGCCATCGGGAATAACATGAACGGGGATGCCGTCTTGTCGCAGCTCCCAAGCCGTGAGCTTACCGCCCTGAAGGCGCGGGCGCGTCTCATCGGCCAGAACTGTGATGGCGCTATCACGCTCAAAAGCCGAGCGAATCACGCCCAGCGCCGTCCCGCGTCCGCCGGTGGCGAGCGCCCCAGCGTTACAGTGCGTAATAATACGCGCCCCTTGAGGGATCAGCGTCGCGCCATGCGCCCCAATCGCGTCACAGGCTATGCGATCATCTTCATGAATCGCCTGCGCTTCGCGAATTAAAGCCTCTTGCAGGGCGTCGCGCGATGAGAGGGCTTGAGAATCCGGGCGTTCCCACACCGCGCGCAGCCGCGCCAACGCCCAGTGCAGATTGACCGCCGTGGGTCGCGCGGCCAGCAAATGCGCCGCATCGTCGCTGAGCGCGCGCGTCATCGCCTCAACGGAAGCTGTGGCCCCGCGCGCGCGCTGCGCCCCGAGCGCCAGGCCATAAGCGGCCGCAATGCCAATGGCGGGCGCCCCGCGCACGATCATCCGCGTAATGGCGTCGGCCATTGCCTCCGGGGTTTCAATCGTCAGCCAGCGCGTTTGATGCGGCAGCAGCGTTTGATCCAGCAGGCGCGCGACGTATCGATCGCCAAGGCGCTCCCATGCCACGGGAGACACCCGCGCGCAATGGTGTGAAACGGCCGTCATAAACGGTTATTTATTGCCCGGCTTGAGGAAGTCCGGCAGATCCAGCAAGCGACGCGCCGCTTCTCGCACCGGAGAGTGCGATCCGTGAGCGCCATTACCGGAAACCGCATCGCCATTTTTACGGGGCGGCGGCGGCAGCGGTTGTTCTTCCAGACGC
Coding sequences:
- the mtnA gene encoding S-methyl-5-thioribose-1-phosphate isomerase, with product MTAVSHHCARVSPVAWERLGDRYVARLLDQTLLPHQTRWLTIETPEAMADAITRMIVRGAPAIGIAAAYGLALGAQRARGATASVEAMTRALSDDAAHLLAARPTAVNLHWALARLRAVWERPDSQALSSRDALQEALIREAQAIHEDDRIACDAIGAHGATLIPQGARIITHCNAGALATGGRGTALGVIRSAFERDSAITVLADETRPRLQGGKLTAWELRQDGIPVHVIPDGAAASLMRAGRVDVAIVGADRIAANGDTANKIGTYALALAARAHNIPFYVAAPLSTFDFSAQSGAEIPIEERDAREVTHHEHTALFAADTPVLNPAFDVTPGNFIAAFITECGIIRPPYDESLAQLATSAF